The genomic segment CGGTGCTTGTCCTCCGTTTCGAGGCCCTGAGCGCTGAAAGACTGGATGAGATCCGGGACCTTGTGGAAGGTAAATTAAAAGAACTGACCGGTTAGTAGTATTATAAAAGGATATCCATGACGCTGACTTCCATCGGCAGCATCCTGAAGAAGATAGCCTCTGAGAGGAACTGGGAGGAACGGTTCAGGGTCTATAGTGTATGGGATTGCTGGGACGAGGTAGTAGGTAGTGTGGCAGCCCGGCAGGCCCAGCCTAAGAGTTTCAAACAGGGATGTCTCTGGGTCGGTGTCTCAGACCCCATGTGGATGCATCATTTGCAGATGTCCAAGGAAATAATGCGCGACAACCTTAACGCCAGGCTTGGCTCGCCGCTGATCAAGGATATCCGGTTTACCCTTTCGCCGCCCGGTCCTCATAAAGACCCTGCATCTCAGGAGAATAGCGCCGGGCCTGATCGTAGATAAAAAACGGCGGCAGAATCTTTAGCTCTTCGCCGCCATCTTTGACTGCCTCCACCAGGACAAATCTTCCTTCATCCCCCGGATAAGAATACACCACCTGTAAGCGCTTCGGCTCCAGCCCTGTATCCCGCATGGCGCTTATGAGGCCGGCAGCGCGCCGGGCCGGATATATAATGGCTGTCCGGCCGCGTGGTTTCAGAAAATAGCGCGCGGCTTTGAGGACATCTAAAAGTGAGGCGGCTATTTCATGCCGGGCCAGGGCCTTCTCTTCTTTTGGGTTCAAACGGCCGGATGATGACCGGCCATAAGGGGGATTGCTGACCACCCAGTCTGCATACGCGGCCGGTCGTGCCATAGGCAGATTTCCGCCCCGGCGGATCTGCCTATGGCATGACGCCGGGGCGAAGAATATCCCTTCCGGATTTTTTAAATCGCCCTGCTGTATGGTGATGCGATCTTCAAGGCCGTTTGCGATTACATTCCGCCTAGCCAGGTCAAAGAGCTCCTCCTGCAGCTCCAGACCAAAAAGACGGACCTGCGGCCTGCGGTAGGCAACAATAAGCGGGATAACCCCGCAGCCACAACCAATATCCACAACAATCTCTTTATCTTTGAAGTTTGGAAAATGGGCGAGGATTACGGCATCAATGGAAAACCGGTAACCGGATTTTTTTTGGATGACCCCGATCTTCCCATGAAAGAGGGTATCCAGGGTCTCTTCGGGGGCACAGAGGGCCTCTCTATCTGCGGGTATAAACCTTACACCTCCTCATCCGGGACGATCTTATTGATGACCAGGCCGGTCAGGGCCTTTGGATAGAAATAGGTTGACTTATGAGGCATAACCAGGCCGGCCGTGGCCACATTTCTTACCTGCTCAATAGGGGTAGGATTAAGCAGGAAGGCCCAGGCCTTATCGTCCCCGGCCGCTTTTTCCATTATCTCGCGGGCGTTATGATAGTAACTCACCCTGTCTCCAGAGTCGTTGTCTTTATTTGTGTTTGTCAATCCCAGTACCCGGCCCAGAACAAGCTCGGTCAATACAAATACATCCAGTTCCTGGAGCGGTCCAGGCGCCTCTCTGCCAAAGACCTCCTGCCTCGTCTCCTTCTTTAAACTTAGGAGATAAAAATAGTCATGGGAACCGGTATAAAGGCCCATAGCCTGCCGCCTGTCCCGGCCGGCCTTCTCCAGGGCACGGCAGACCTCCCCGGCCCGGCCCGCATCATCCCGGCTATTAAGAGGAAATTTCTCTATGTCAAAATAGCTTACGGCCTTGTTCTTGAAATCCTGCCATGAAAGGCCTCTCTTGCGGGTGACCAGGCGGTGGGTCGGGAGTATCACAAGCCCTTTATCTTCCATACTGCAGAGGTACATCATGATATGGTTAAATGCCTGC from the Desulfovibrionales bacterium genome contains:
- a CDS encoding methyltransferase, with amino-acid sequence MLAHFPNFKDKEIVVDIGCGCGVIPLIVAYRRPQVRLFGLELQEELFDLARRNVIANGLEDRITIQQGDLKNPEGIFFAPASCHRQIRRGGNLPMARPAAYADWVVSNPPYGRSSSGRLNPKEEKALARHEIAASLLDVLKAARYFLKPRGRTAIIYPARRAAGLISAMRDTGLEPKRLQVVYSYPGDEGRFVLVEAVKDGGEELKILPPFFIYDQARRYSPEMQGLYEDRAAKG
- a CDS encoding DUF721 domain-containing protein — translated: MTLTSIGSILKKIASERNWEERFRVYSVWDCWDEVVGSVAARQAQPKSFKQGCLWVGVSDPMWMHHLQMSKEIMRDNLNARLGSPLIKDIRFTLSPPGPHKDPASQENSAGPDRR